One segment of Fructilactobacillus hinvesii DNA contains the following:
- a CDS encoding homoserine dehydrogenase, with protein MQIALLGYGTVGHGVVKIIESQATEQLRRLHVSQIWVRPEKVDQNPLFTADYQEILANDKIDTIIEVLGGLDPAYAMITDALKHHKNVVTANKAVVARHLTEFTTLARQNHVKFYFESSVGGGIPWIINLERALRIDQIDSIHGIFNGTSNFILDEMMETGAPFDVVLAEAQRRGYAEADPSADLDGDDIENKLCISASIAYDTEIKPNDDLLKFGIRNITAADVSFFKKHHWVVKLIGRSFRRDNRYNFVIEPTLYAPGEIEAGVHQNYNYVGLRGTTIGKLSFNGQGAGELPTAHALIQDLLDLELHMEHLTRNFQQELELDNNSKLLDYVIRSEQDVASLLSDYEVKKEEHDYWIVKQISAEAAHELIQQLEQTEKPLLAAISQQRS; from the coding sequence ATGCAAATTGCGTTACTAGGATACGGAACGGTCGGCCATGGAGTGGTGAAAATCATCGAGTCCCAGGCCACAGAACAATTACGCCGTTTGCACGTTAGTCAGATCTGGGTGCGTCCCGAGAAGGTGGATCAAAATCCCCTTTTTACGGCTGATTATCAAGAAATTCTTGCAAATGACAAGATTGATACAATCATCGAGGTGTTGGGCGGATTAGATCCCGCTTATGCCATGATTACGGATGCGTTGAAACACCATAAAAACGTGGTAACCGCCAACAAGGCCGTGGTGGCCCGCCACCTCACTGAATTTACGACGCTGGCACGGCAAAACCACGTGAAATTTTACTTTGAATCCAGCGTAGGTGGCGGAATTCCGTGGATTATCAACCTCGAACGGGCGTTGCGAATTGACCAGATTGATTCCATTCATGGGATTTTTAACGGGACTAGTAACTTCATCCTGGACGAAATGATGGAAACCGGTGCTCCCTTCGACGTAGTGCTGGCGGAAGCACAACGCCGCGGTTATGCCGAAGCGGATCCGAGTGCTGACTTGGATGGGGATGACATTGAAAACAAACTCTGTATTAGTGCCTCGATTGCCTATGATACGGAGATTAAACCGAACGATGATTTGTTGAAGTTTGGAATCCGGAATATCACTGCCGCAGACGTCAGTTTCTTTAAAAAACATCATTGGGTCGTAAAATTAATTGGCCGTAGTTTCCGCCGCGACAATCGCTACAACTTTGTGATTGAGCCCACGCTGTACGCTCCCGGTGAAATTGAAGCAGGCGTGCACCAGAATTACAACTACGTGGGGTTACGGGGAACTACGATTGGTAAACTGAGTTTCAATGGTCAGGGGGCCGGGGAACTCCCCACTGCGCACGCTTTAATTCAAGATCTCTTGGATTTAGAGCTACACATGGAGCACCTAACCCGTAATTTCCAGCAAGAACTGGAACTGGATAACAACTCCAAGTTACTGGATTACGTGATTCGCAGTGAACAAGATGTGGCGAGTCTCCTATCCGATTATGAAGTGAAAAAAGAAGAACACGATTACTGGATTGTGAAACAGATTTCTGCGGAAGCTGCTCATGAATTGATTCAGCAACTGGAACAAACAGAAAAACCGCTGCTGGCTGCGATTAGCCAACAACGGTCATAG
- the rplM gene encoding 50S ribosomal protein L13: MRTTYMAKPGEIEHKWYIIDAAGVPLGRLASVTASILRGKNKPTYTPHVDSGDHVIIINASKVALTGHKAKDKMHYHHTQYIGGIKQESFGMLREEKPAKLIEQTVKGMLPHGTLGRKIAKKLHVYAGEEHKNDAQKPEVLDINNLI; this comes from the coding sequence GTGCGTACAACATACATGGCTAAGCCCGGTGAAATTGAACACAAATGGTACATCATTGACGCAGCAGGCGTTCCTTTAGGTCGTCTTGCTAGTGTTACTGCTTCAATTTTACGCGGTAAAAACAAACCCACATACACACCACACGTTGACTCTGGTGACCACGTCATTATTATCAACGCTTCAAAAGTGGCTTTAACTGGTCACAAAGCAAAAGATAAGATGCACTACCACCACACTCAATACATTGGTGGGATTAAGCAAGAATCATTTGGCATGTTACGCGAAGAAAAGCCAGCTAAGTTAATTGAGCAAACCGTAAAAGGAATGCTTCCTCATGGTACATTAGGACGTAAGATTGCTAAGAAACTTCACGTTTATGCAGGTGAAGAACACAAAAATGATGCTCAAAAACCCGAAGTTTTAGATATTAACAACCTAATTTAA
- the truA gene encoding tRNA pseudouridine(38-40) synthase TruA, protein MTQRYKITFAYDGTQFAGFQRQPQQRTVEGVLTKIVNQMAKQPDETLGVYGSGRTDAGVHALAQVAHFDFPFPIPADKMLKGLNSMCPLDIQIKDVEIVPETFHARYDVTGKKYLYRLSLGPFTDPFKRFYTAHWRFPLDFARMETAIQDLVGKHNFASFVASGAKPGSRVRTIFSTKAINDVANQEIQLEFYGDGFMYNQVRIMTAVLVEIGMKKRPVDDIQRLLAVQDRQQARLTMPAHGLFLEQVYYPGDDPEHSEKKHPDRD, encoded by the coding sequence ATGACGCAGCGGTATAAAATTACATTTGCTTATGATGGGACGCAATTTGCTGGCTTTCAACGCCAGCCCCAGCAACGAACCGTGGAAGGGGTGCTGACCAAAATTGTGAATCAGATGGCGAAGCAACCGGACGAAACGCTGGGGGTTTATGGCTCGGGGCGGACCGATGCGGGCGTCCATGCTCTAGCTCAAGTGGCTCACTTTGACTTTCCGTTTCCAATTCCTGCCGACAAGATGCTGAAGGGACTCAACAGCATGTGTCCCTTAGACATCCAGATCAAGGACGTGGAAATTGTCCCCGAGACGTTCCATGCGCGTTATGATGTCACTGGGAAGAAGTATCTCTACCGGTTGTCGTTAGGACCGTTTACGGACCCGTTTAAACGTTTTTATACGGCTCACTGGCGTTTTCCCTTGGATTTTGCCCGGATGGAAACCGCGATTCAAGATTTAGTGGGAAAGCATAACTTTGCGTCGTTTGTGGCGTCTGGAGCCAAGCCCGGCAGTCGGGTGCGCACCATTTTTAGCACGAAAGCAATTAACGACGTCGCTAATCAAGAAATTCAGCTTGAATTCTATGGCGATGGCTTTATGTATAATCAGGTCCGGATTATGACGGCTGTCCTCGTTGAAATTGGGATGAAGAAACGTCCGGTCGATGACATTCAACGTTTGTTAGCGGTGCAAGATCGGCAACAGGCTCGGTTAACGATGCCGGCGCATGGTTTATTTTTAGAGCAAGTTTACTATCCGGGTGATGATCCGGAACATAGTGAAAAAAAGCATCCAGATCGCGATTAA
- the thrC gene encoding threonine synthase, with protein MFIIEKQGTEENLVTSLYQSTRDDQLHVSAKQAIVTGFAADQGLFVLPDLGANPFPLEQLAEMDYQMIAQAVLERLLPDFSQAEIKAAIAAAYDHSFSDSQITPLQAVGDFQVLELFHGPTAAFKDVGLQLLPQLMQRAVATNEQVMVLAATSGDTGTAALNGFRNQAQMGVSVFYPDGGVSPVQQRQMLTTTGKNTRVAAIEGNFDDAQRNVKQIFNDAKVHEQLTAGTRLSSANSINIGRLIPQVVYYFSAYQQLLEQGKIELGDQINFTVPTGNFGDVLAGFYAKQLGLPIKKLVIACNQNNVLADFWQTGTYDRNRPFYQTLAPSMDIQISSNLERLLYYESDGDTQLVRQLMNDLDRQGKYQVPATLLEKLRHDFASGFTTDAEIEATILQVFADDHYLMDPHTATGYHVMRQYQQADPDTPMVLLSTASPYKFVDAVADAVLGKHAADAQATTQQLADYTNVPVPPALQKLWDLTPVQAPRLQPAEMAEWVVRETNEVFKHD; from the coding sequence ATGTTCATAATTGAAAAACAAGGAACGGAGGAAAATTTAGTGACTTCTTTGTATCAGAGTACCCGAGATGACCAACTGCACGTGAGTGCCAAACAGGCAATTGTGACCGGTTTTGCCGCGGATCAGGGCTTATTTGTACTCCCTGATTTAGGTGCCAATCCTTTTCCGTTGGAGCAGTTAGCTGAGATGGATTATCAAATGATTGCGCAGGCGGTGTTAGAACGGCTGTTGCCAGATTTTTCCCAGGCGGAAATTAAAGCAGCAATTGCAGCTGCATATGACCACAGTTTTAGTGATTCCCAAATCACCCCCTTGCAAGCCGTCGGCGATTTCCAGGTGTTAGAACTATTCCACGGGCCGACCGCAGCGTTTAAAGACGTGGGTTTGCAATTACTGCCCCAGTTGATGCAACGAGCGGTGGCAACAAACGAACAAGTCATGGTGTTGGCCGCCACCAGTGGTGATACCGGGACCGCGGCCTTAAACGGTTTTCGCAACCAAGCGCAGATGGGAGTTTCCGTTTTCTATCCGGATGGCGGGGTCAGCCCCGTGCAACAACGGCAGATGTTAACCACGACAGGCAAGAATACTCGGGTAGCTGCCATCGAAGGGAACTTTGATGATGCGCAGCGCAACGTGAAACAGATTTTTAATGATGCAAAAGTGCATGAGCAATTGACAGCGGGGACCCGGTTATCCAGTGCCAATTCGATTAACATTGGTCGTCTGATTCCACAGGTGGTCTACTACTTTAGTGCTTACCAACAGTTGCTGGAACAGGGCAAAATCGAACTGGGTGATCAGATTAACTTCACGGTGCCGACCGGAAACTTTGGCGATGTGTTAGCCGGTTTTTATGCTAAGCAACTTGGCTTACCGATTAAGAAACTGGTAATTGCCTGCAACCAAAACAACGTGTTGGCGGACTTCTGGCAGACGGGGACTTATGACCGAAACCGGCCATTTTACCAGACGTTGGCGCCCAGCATGGATATCCAGATCTCCAGTAACTTAGAACGACTGTTGTACTACGAAAGTGATGGTGACACGCAGTTAGTCCGTCAATTGATGAACGACTTGGATCGGCAGGGGAAGTACCAAGTTCCAGCTACATTATTGGAAAAATTACGTCACGACTTTGCCAGCGGATTTACGACCGATGCGGAAATTGAAGCCACGATTCTGCAGGTGTTTGCGGACGACCATTACCTCATGGATCCCCACACCGCCACGGGGTACCACGTGATGCGCCAGTATCAACAAGCTGATCCAGACACGCCGATGGTTCTGTTGAGTACGGCGAGTCCATACAAGTTTGTGGACGCGGTGGCGGATGCGGTGCTGGGCAAGCATGCGGCGGATGCACAAGCTACGACGCAGCAATTAGCTGATTATACCAACGTGCCAGTTCCACCAGCCTTACAAAAACTGTGGGATTTAACTCCAGTTCAGGCGCCACGCTTACAACCAGCTGAGATGGCTGAGTGGGTCGTGCGGGAAACGAACGAGGTGTTTAAGCATGATTAA
- the rpsI gene encoding 30S ribosomal protein S9, whose product MAKVQYTGTGRRKDSVARVRLVPGTGKVIVNKRDVEDYIPFPNLREVILQPYNVTETLGNYDTLVNVNGGGFSGQAGAIRLGIARALLEVDPDFREVLKKAGLLTRDPRMKERKKPGLKKARKAGQFSKR is encoded by the coding sequence TTGGCTAAAGTACAATATACTGGCACAGGTCGCCGTAAAGATTCAGTTGCTCGTGTACGCTTAGTACCTGGTACTGGTAAAGTGATCGTCAACAAACGTGATGTTGAAGATTACATTCCATTCCCAAACTTGCGTGAAGTTATTTTACAACCATACAACGTTACGGAAACGCTCGGTAACTACGATACGTTAGTAAACGTAAATGGTGGTGGATTCTCAGGTCAAGCTGGTGCAATCCGTCTCGGAATTGCTCGTGCTTTACTTGAAGTTGATCCTGACTTCCGTGAAGTTTTGAAAAAAGCTGGCCTGTTAACTCGGGACCCACGGATGAAAGAACGGAAGAAGCCAGGGCTTAAGAAAGCTCGTAAGGCTGGTCAATTCTCAAAACGTTAA
- the thrB gene encoding homoserine kinase, producing MIKVTVPATSANLGVGYDCLGLALDLRATFQFQSASKLTIAGCPEQFQNENNLVYRAFQAGCEALGEPVPSLAIKIDSPIPVSRGLGSSATCIVAGLAAAGEWFQTQFTQNELVQLATDFEGHPDNVTPVIYGGLCAGVQTDEGISVLTYPVADDLDFLAIVPDFTVSTDEARALLPKSVSYATATHQISHSLLLVRALMTGNLFDLRLALDDRLHEPYRKQLIANYDVVAEACDYFENSLYISGSGSTLIAITDDTPTRGMLRQRLMKELPDWNIFPVAVDTAGVQVEHG from the coding sequence ATGATTAAAGTGACGGTTCCAGCCACGAGCGCCAATCTGGGCGTGGGTTACGATTGTTTGGGTCTTGCCCTTGATTTGCGGGCGACGTTTCAGTTTCAGTCAGCATCGAAATTAACCATTGCCGGTTGTCCTGAGCAATTTCAAAATGAAAACAATCTGGTGTACCGAGCGTTTCAAGCGGGTTGTGAAGCGTTAGGGGAGCCAGTTCCATCGTTAGCGATTAAGATTGACAGTCCGATTCCGGTTTCCCGGGGACTCGGTAGTTCCGCGACCTGCATCGTCGCAGGGCTAGCTGCTGCTGGAGAGTGGTTTCAAACCCAGTTTACGCAGAACGAATTGGTGCAGCTGGCCACGGACTTTGAGGGTCATCCCGATAACGTGACCCCTGTGATTTATGGTGGTTTGTGTGCCGGAGTGCAAACGGACGAGGGAATCTCGGTGTTGACATATCCAGTAGCTGATGACCTGGATTTTCTAGCAATCGTGCCAGATTTTACGGTATCTACGGATGAGGCGCGGGCGTTGTTACCGAAGTCGGTGAGCTATGCCACGGCGACGCATCAGATTAGTCATAGCTTGTTACTGGTGCGCGCGTTGATGACGGGAAATTTATTTGACTTACGATTGGCCCTTGACGACCGTCTACATGAGCCATATCGGAAGCAATTGATTGCTAACTATGATGTAGTTGCGGAAGCCTGTGATTATTTTGAAAACAGTCTGTACATTAGTGGAAGTGGTTCGACATTAATTGCAATTACGGATGATACACCCACCCGCGGAATGTTACGGCAAAGGTTGATGAAAGAGTTACCAGACTGGAATATTTTCCCGGTCGCGGTAGACACAGCGGGTGTTCAAGTAGAACATGGATAA
- a CDS encoding DEAD/DEAH box helicase, whose protein sequence is MKQINDTAGDVQRDRGTLFEKLVLGYLKNEPTYKNLYTDVWMLSDVPEEYGIPKKDNGVDLVAKDKDGNLTAIQAKFYQHKIGKDQVDSYLAELGKHYYQSGLFVSTVDIWNKSAEDEIQHNIKPIGIIGLSDLRNSQIDWNTFDFKRPEKVKITQKKQLRKYQEEALNKAVEHFSNNDRGQLIMAPGTGKTFTSLKIAEKMARKQDNQFKVLYLVPSIQLLTQTLRGWNNDSETSITSMAVTSDRDASRSNDGTEDIKATDIGYPATTSSDKIIDNYKRIKKQSNKDKMLVVFSTYQSIEVIGESQKKGFPEFDLIIADEAHRTTGAHLADKDDSIFSKVHSNSNVRGKKRMYQTATPKVYGETAKKNAKDKSIIVLSMDDKNKYGEVFYRMGFGTAVNRGILTDYKVMVLAVDESAVQKDMQRTLSDPENGLNIDDVGRIVGIWNGMMRRNGYKNPKKNGLYDGVPLERAIAFTKTIEDSKKISNQFEEVVNDYLSGHQSGENEKLRMRHADGTMNAIQKNDVLDWLANPNKPDNEARIVSNVRFLTEGIDVPSLDAIIFMAPKKSQVDIVQAVGRIMRKAPGKDYGYIILPIVIPADETPESILDNNKRYDTVWQVINALRSVDERFEAMVDKINIAKPKQMKVIGVGEAPDEKNDTENITAAPVEKPVQTELDLQWDKFEGAIYGKIVEKVGNRKYLENWSDDVAKIAQRQIAWIKNKLSDKNDPITIEFNKFVSSLKHNINDSIDENQAAEMLSQHLITKPVFEALFDKSSFVNDNPVSQAMENIVTELEKAGFAKEQENLEPLYESVKMRAEGIEKPEDKQKILVTLYDKFFSTAFKSTTERLGIVFTPVEVVDFIVKSVDDLLNKYFHKSLADNGVHVLDPFTGTGTFIVRTLTYLKHQLDTGEITFAYILRKYMHELHANEIVLLSYYIAAINIETTFAEIDDNKNEYKPFEGIVLTDTFESTENEDTLDDNYFGSNDKRLKKQQETPITVIIGNPPYSAKQNNEDANIKRVSYKKLDDKLRKTYVKSSTATNKNNLFDSYIKAIRWSTDRIDKNGVIGFITNNSFIDGNAMDGMRNHLIKEFSDIYIFNLKGSIRGKIGNDLKAQGGNIFDIMTGVTIVFLIKSTSVNNDFIHYFEIGDELTKKEKLKALSNYSNINNIENKFTLIKPNQKNDWINQRNSNFDRFIELGSKKDKNALFIDYTGGIKTGRDAWSWGFNKNKVEINTKKSIKFYNDNLGNVDVYSKKTNKISWTKSLKNSFEKKDTLLFNDNRMYIGMYRPFTKKYVYNSSDMVDRQYQMKKVLPTSISDNIMISLSNKTQGTSFSSLMINVVPDVNLFKGGSQNLPIKLYDNIGSYPAIRKNLLKKFDDSKDSDIFYYIYGVLNSRDYGNMYKKNLAKEFPRLPILKNRESYIKIGKKLSELHLNYENQSIYNGIKIISKDNPNYRISKMIHPKERVENGKQVKDLTRIKFNEDIEIENIPEKAYEYVVNGKPAIEWIIDQYQVKIDKKSGITDDPNEFSDDPKYIFNLLMSIITVSMETLNLIDQLPKFELDED, encoded by the coding sequence ATTAAACAAATCAATGATACTGCTGGTGATGTTCAAAGAGATCGAGGCACTCTATTTGAAAAATTAGTCCTGGGATATTTAAAAAATGAACCTACATATAAAAACTTGTATACAGATGTTTGGATGCTTAGTGATGTTCCTGAAGAATATGGAATTCCTAAAAAAGATAACGGTGTTGATCTTGTTGCAAAAGATAAAGATGGAAACCTAACTGCGATTCAAGCTAAATTTTATCAACATAAAATTGGTAAAGATCAGGTGGATTCTTACCTAGCAGAACTTGGTAAACATTATTATCAAAGTGGATTGTTTGTTTCTACTGTGGATATTTGGAATAAAAGTGCCGAAGATGAAATTCAGCATAACATTAAACCAATCGGAATAATTGGTCTCTCGGATTTGCGTAATTCACAAATTGATTGGAATACATTTGATTTTAAGCGGCCTGAAAAAGTAAAAATTACACAAAAAAAGCAACTTCGTAAATATCAAGAAGAAGCTCTCAATAAGGCTGTTGAACATTTTTCTAACAATGATAGGGGTCAGTTAATTATGGCTCCTGGGACTGGAAAGACATTTACAAGTCTTAAAATTGCTGAAAAAATGGCACGGAAGCAAGATAATCAATTTAAAGTTTTATATCTCGTTCCTAGTATTCAATTATTAACTCAAACTTTACGCGGATGGAACAATGATAGTGAAACTTCTATTACAAGTATGGCAGTCACTTCTGATCGTGATGCATCCCGTTCTAATGATGGTACTGAAGATATTAAAGCAACAGATATTGGTTATCCAGCCACAACGTCATCGGATAAGATTATTGATAATTACAAGCGAATTAAGAAGCAATCTAATAAGGATAAAATGTTAGTTGTTTTTAGTACTTATCAGAGTATCGAGGTAATTGGTGAATCCCAAAAGAAAGGATTTCCTGAATTTGATTTAATTATTGCTGATGAAGCTCATCGAACTACAGGTGCTCATTTAGCTGATAAAGATGATAGTATCTTTTCAAAGGTTCATTCTAATTCTAATGTACGTGGTAAAAAGAGAATGTATCAAACCGCTACTCCTAAAGTTTATGGTGAAACAGCCAAGAAGAATGCTAAGGATAAAAGTATTATTGTTTTGTCAATGGACGATAAAAATAAATATGGAGAAGTATTTTACAGAATGGGGTTTGGTACTGCTGTTAACCGTGGAATTCTAACTGATTATAAAGTAATGGTATTGGCAGTCGATGAATCAGCTGTTCAAAAAGATATGCAACGGACACTATCAGATCCAGAAAATGGATTAAATATTGATGATGTTGGTAGAATTGTTGGTATTTGGAACGGTATGATGCGTCGAAATGGGTATAAAAATCCTAAAAAAAATGGTCTATATGATGGTGTCCCCTTGGAAAGAGCTATTGCTTTCACCAAAACGATTGAGGATTCGAAGAAAATTTCCAATCAATTTGAAGAAGTAGTTAACGATTATTTGTCTGGTCATCAGTCGGGGGAGAATGAAAAATTAAGGATGCGTCACGCCGATGGGACCATGAACGCTATTCAAAAAAATGATGTATTAGATTGGTTGGCTAACCCTAATAAACCAGACAATGAAGCTAGAATTGTTTCCAACGTAAGGTTCTTAACTGAAGGAATTGATGTACCAAGTTTAGATGCAATTATTTTTATGGCTCCTAAAAAATCCCAAGTAGATATTGTTCAAGCCGTTGGTAGAATTATGAGAAAAGCACCTGGTAAAGATTACGGATACATTATTTTACCAATTGTTATTCCAGCTGATGAAACTCCTGAATCAATTTTAGATAATAATAAGCGATATGATACGGTTTGGCAGGTAATTAATGCACTACGTTCGGTTGATGAACGATTTGAAGCGATGGTTGACAAGATAAACATTGCCAAACCTAAGCAAATGAAAGTTATCGGCGTAGGGGAAGCACCAGACGAAAAAAATGATACGGAAAATATTACAGCTGCTCCAGTTGAAAAACCGGTTCAAACAGAATTAGATTTACAGTGGGATAAGTTTGAAGGAGCAATTTATGGAAAAATCGTTGAAAAAGTTGGAAATCGAAAGTATTTAGAAAATTGGTCAGACGATGTTGCTAAAATTGCTCAACGTCAAATTGCCTGGATTAAAAATAAGTTATCAGATAAAAATGATCCGATTACGATTGAGTTTAATAAATTCGTTTCATCATTGAAGCATAATATTAATGACAGTATTGATGAAAATCAAGCCGCTGAAATGTTATCACAACATTTAATTACAAAGCCTGTATTTGAAGCCTTATTTGATAAATCCAGTTTTGTAAATGATAATCCGGTTTCACAAGCAATGGAAAATATTGTTACTGAACTAGAAAAAGCAGGGTTTGCGAAGGAACAGGAAAACCTAGAACCACTGTATGAATCTGTTAAAATGCGCGCAGAAGGAATTGAAAAACCTGAAGATAAGCAAAAAATTCTTGTCACACTTTATGATAAATTTTTTAGCACGGCATTTAAATCTACAACGGAAAGATTGGGAATAGTTTTTACACCAGTGGAAGTAGTTGATTTTATTGTGAAGTCTGTTGATGATTTACTTAATAAATATTTCCACAAATCATTAGCTGATAATGGTGTTCATGTTCTTGATCCCTTTACGGGGACTGGAACTTTTATTGTTCGAACATTAACTTATTTAAAGCATCAATTAGATACAGGTGAAATCACCTTTGCATATATTTTAAGGAAATATATGCACGAATTACATGCTAATGAGATTGTTTTACTAAGTTATTACATTGCAGCTATTAATATTGAAACAACATTTGCAGAAATTGACGATAATAAAAATGAATATAAACCATTTGAGGGAATTGTTTTAACGGATACGTTTGAAAGTACTGAAAATGAAGATACTTTGGATGATAATTATTTTGGTAGTAATGATAAAAGATTAAAGAAACAACAGGAAACTCCTATAACAGTAATAATTGGTAATCCACCATATTCGGCCAAACAGAACAATGAAGATGCAAATATAAAAAGAGTCTCATATAAAAAATTAGACGATAAATTACGAAAAACTTATGTTAAATCATCCACTGCAACTAATAAAAACAATCTATTTGATAGTTACATAAAGGCAATTAGATGGTCAACTGATCGAATAGATAAAAATGGAGTAATTGGATTTATAACAAATAATTCATTTATTGATGGAAATGCGATGGATGGTATGCGAAATCATCTAATTAAAGAATTTTCTGATATTTATATTTTTAATCTAAAAGGATCTATTAGAGGTAAAATCGGGAATGATCTTAAGGCTCAAGGTGGTAATATTTTTGATATTATGACAGGAGTTACTATTGTTTTTCTGATTAAAAGTACTAGTGTAAATAATGATTTTATTCATTATTTTGAAATTGGTGACGAACTAACTAAAAAGGAAAAGTTAAAAGCATTATCTAATTATTCAAATATTAATAATATTGAAAACAAATTTACACTTATTAAACCTAATCAAAAAAACGATTGGATTAATCAAAGAAATTCAAATTTTGATAGATTTATAGAGTTAGGTAGTAAAAAAGATAAAAATGCCTTGTTTATAGATTATACAGGTGGAATAAAAACTGGTAGAGATGCTTGGTCCTGGGGATTTAATAAAAATAAAGTAGAAATCAATACAAAGAAATCTATAAAATTTTATAATGATAATCTTGGTAATGTTGATGTCTATAGCAAAAAAACTAATAAAATTTCATGGACTAAATCACTAAAGAATAGCTTTGAGAAAAAAGATACTTTATTATTTAACGATAATAGAATGTATATAGGAATGTATCGTCCATTTACAAAAAAATATGTTTATAATTCCAGTGATATGGTTGATAGACAATATCAAATGAAGAAAGTACTACCAACTTCGATTTCAGATAATATAATGATCTCTTTGTCAAACAAGACTCAGGGAACGTCTTTCTCTTCTCTTATGATAAATGTTGTTCCTGATGTTAATTTATTTAAAGGTGGATCTCAAAATTTACCAATTAAATTATACGATAACATTGGAAGTTATCCTGCAATCAGGAAAAATTTGTTGAAAAAATTTGATGATTCTAAAGATAGTGATATTTTCTATTACATTTATGGAGTTTTGAATTCTAGAGATTATGGAAATATGTATAAAAAAAATTTAGCCAAAGAATTTCCAAGGCTTCCAATTTTAAAAAATAGAGAGTCATATATTAAAATAGGTAAAAAATTGTCTGAATTGCATCTTAATTACGAGAATCAGTCAATATACAATGGAATTAAAATTATATCAAAGGATAATCCCAACTATAGGATATCAAAAATGATTCATCCTAAGGAACGTGTTGAAAATGGTAAGCAAGTTAAAGATTTAACACGAATTAAATTTAATGAAGATATAGAAATCGAGAATATTCCAGAAAAAGCTTATGAGTATGTTGTAAATGGTAAACCAGCGATTGAATGGATTATCGATCAATATCAAGTGAAAATTGATAAAAAATCTGGAATAACTGATGATCCAAACGAATTTAGTGATGATCCTAAATATATTTTTAATTTGCTTATGTCTATTATTACTGTAAGTATGGAAACACTAAATTTAATTGATCAATTACCTAAATTTGAATTAGATGAAGATTAG
- a CDS encoding energy-coupling factor transporter transmembrane component T family protein, which produces MNHMVFGNYLPGHSWLHRLHPTGKIVSLILLITWTLLANNWANYAVLALVILMLVKLAQVPFRMLFSSLKPFVWLIAFTVLIQIGFGHGGTTYWHWGIFNVTSVGVTTAGLIFVRFLLIIIVAMLLTVTTSPNAIAKGVETLLMPLKKVGVPVAMIGIMLSIALRFIPTLLTEMQTIMNAQRSRGVVFNGGSLWQRARNVLSLIIPLLVSAFRHADNLADALGASGYDASQPRSSYYQYRWQRLDTMAFVLVLVIGMIVVGLRGV; this is translated from the coding sequence ATGAATCACATGGTCTTTGGGAATTATTTGCCCGGGCACTCCTGGTTACATCGGTTACATCCGACGGGAAAAATTGTCAGTCTAATCTTACTGATTACGTGGACTTTGCTGGCCAATAACTGGGCTAATTACGCCGTGCTGGCCCTGGTAATCTTAATGCTAGTTAAGCTGGCTCAGGTTCCGTTTAGGATGCTGTTTTCGTCGTTAAAACCGTTTGTGTGGTTGATTGCCTTTACCGTCTTAATTCAAATTGGCTTTGGCCACGGTGGGACTACCTACTGGCACTGGGGAATTTTCAACGTTACTAGTGTTGGAGTCACCACGGCGGGCTTGATTTTTGTTCGGTTCCTGTTGATCATCATCGTGGCGATGTTACTGACGGTTACAACGTCTCCGAATGCGATTGCCAAGGGGGTTGAAACCCTATTGATGCCGTTAAAAAAGGTCGGAGTTCCAGTTGCCATGATTGGAATCATGCTGTCGATTGCGCTTCGCTTTATCCCCACCTTGTTAACCGAGATGCAAACCATCATGAACGCCCAACGTTCGCGTGGAGTGGTTTTCAACGGCGGGAGTCTCTGGCAACGAGCTCGCAACGTCTTATCTTTGATTATCCCGTTGTTAGTCTCGGCGTTTCGCCATGCTGATAACCTGGCAGATGCACTGGGAGCCAGCGGATATGATGCCAGCCAACCCCGGAGTAGTTATTATCAATACCGATGGCAACGGCTTGATACGATGGCGTTTGTGCTGGTCTTAGTGATTGGAATGATTGTAGTAGGATTGCGAGGAGTGTAA